attgttcatTTGTTGTTCTTCAGTTATTGCCCATTATTAACCGCTAAAGGCTACCTTCGAGACCTTCATTGTCACTGTTTCTTCATTAATTGTTCATTGCTAACTACCTTAGCTAGACCTCGAAGCCCCTGTTCCAGCCAGCTCGAGGCTCAATCTTGAGACAACGTTGGTTTGCATACCTTGTTCTCTTTACTtatacttagcatctattgcctaaaaactagtattgaaataaattacatatttttaaaaccacaaaatcaaatataattgacaataccattttcaaggtaaacaaagAGAATAACGGTAACCCTATGAATTTGTAACATTAATTATTATGATTCTACTAgccttttttttgaaatttcttatttattcaaaataaaattcctagAAGATCTTAGTTATCTTCTATAGTTAATTTAATTAAATTTGGTATAAACACTCCATGTGGGTAAGTTTCTACCGACAAAAGATTCACGGTTAACATTCAAGTCTTGATGAATCATAAGCTTATTAGGGCAAGTCTTATCTTAGATACCTAATCAAGCACAATTATTAAAACAAGAACGTACCATAAATAGCACCTCAACAATCCAAGAAAAGAATGGTCATCTCGAGATGCCTAAAAGCACTTTTAGATACCGATGATGCTAGGAATCTATAAGCAATGCAAGAGGACGTGTGCAGATATTCTACTCCTTAGAAATGAAGCACTGCAATAGGCAAGTAATGAAATAATAATGCTGGTTCAGCAGGCAAATTGTGATTTGGTGCCATTTGGCAGCAATAGTCGACCAGTATTGCGATCGTGACGTGAATTCAATGCCAGTACTTCCGAGTTCCATCTTCAATTAAACAGAAATTAGCACGGGTGACCTCCAATGGGATGGTCTTAGCGGAATGTATTATATTTTATGGTCTTAGCaaaatatatactccctccgtttcaatttatgtgaactcatttgactggacacggagtttaagaaaagagagaagacttttgatcttgtggtgtaaaatgagtcacatatattttgtgtggctataaatcattgtataaaggtaaattgtttccaaataaggaaatatgtcattctttttggcacggactaaaaaggaaataggttcacataaattgaaacggatggagtattttttttttacttgaacatcataactttttaatttttaaaatttgaattctTGTTTGAcagtgaaaatttaaaactaataaTCGATTATTGTTAAAATTGTTTGAATGTTGATAATTTGTGCTTAAACTTTTAGTTCAGACGCAGATTTTGGTGATTTATTGTAAAACTCTCACAACTCTATTGTTGGACCTTAGAAAgtgttgaagaagacaaagtgGTTCTTTTAGATTTGGTGTTATTCAATTAAAATGGTAATTGGAGATTGTTTGTGTTGGTATTTGGAAgttttatttcaaatttgagatcatttTGAAGTAGATTTGGGGTAGTTTGATCGAAATTGAAGTTGCAAATTCGAAGAACACTTTGTTAAAACAACTCAGAAAAAGTATGTCAATCTGGTAGAATTCGATGAACAACCTACAGATATGTAGACAAAGTATAGCATCGACTCTACCGACCCGGTAGAGAAATCCCTAAAAAGCATAAATATGATAATCTAGTAGACTTCAATGAACAATATAACACGTTGGTAGCGTAATAATAGAATCAACTCTATTAAATTGGtaaaaaatcttgaaaaataaaaGTATGATAAATCCGGTAGACTTCGATGAATAATTTTATCCGACAGAAAAACCTCTGAAGAGCTTTTGCGAGTTCAGAATTATATTTTAAACACCACCCATTTTGGGACATTCCGCTAAAACCACCCGAAGAGCCCCTTTTGAGTCGATCACCCTCAATTAAAGGGGCTGAGAAGGGATGATACGAATTGGCCCGTTAAACTAGCCGACACAGCAACAGGTGTTGCTAGCGGTCCTCCATCAAACAGAGAGAATAGCCCCACTTGAAATATGGAAGTTTGAAGGAAGTTGATTGCTTCCTCATCATACAAGAGGGAAAACCGAATCAAAAGAAACAAATGAACCCTAGATACCCTTAAAAGGAGATTTAAACACATGTTTAAACTGGGGAAGATGAAGATTTAAACTGGGGTAAACATATATGATAGCTTTATAGAAGGCACCGGGGAGAGGTGAACCCATCCGATCATCTACAAAGCAATTCTTTCACCCGATTATACGGTATACATCGTAAACAATTTTATCGTAATCGGTTTACTCTCTTTACACTGTAGGGAGTTCCGGGAACACTCAAATATTTCCCTCGGAATCccagttccttttttttttgggctTATGATTCCCTTATAATTGAATTTAAAAATGTCACAACAATTTTTAACCGACGAAGCTGAATAGCCTCTTTTCTACGGTTGTAAAGGATTAGTCTTTTACTAAATTTTACACCTCGACCAAGTTGGTTTGGAGCATTTCTGCGGATGGAGCACCACAATTCTTTTATTTATAGTTCTGCTGCACCAGTGCAAAGATGTATACCGGCAGTTATGCCTTAAACACACTTCTGTAACATTCAGTTGCAAATGGATTTTGAGGACTGATTGAACCAAAATGTACTAGTAGTATTTTAGAGAGTACCAATAATTTTTTTGATGGGTAGAACTAAATAAACACAATAATATAGACAGCAAAAAAAATTAtgattagtttaaaaaaaaagtaataaaacTAGGGTTAACTACAATAATTATTTTGATCAAGagaataataacaataatttattagGGTTCAAGTGGTCATCAACATAGAGAAATGACCAAATGATTTCTAATGTGGTTTGATACTGGATTACAATAATTGAAAAATATTACCGAAAGTCAGTCTTCGCCCATAGTACATGGGTAAATGATAAACGCAAATATACCAATTTTTTAGGAAGAGTGCACAGATGCACTCAATAAATTTAGATCATGGGTTTTTACTAAATGAACTTGTTAACAGTTTGTTTGCCCACAAAAATGGACAAACACAAAACTCTTCGGTGCTTGTCAATGTGCTCTAGGTTTCATGAAATTTATGCCCAACAGTTCAGGAAAAAACACAAAGCTAAATCTGAGGCCTGTTGATGCAATGAGTTAAAGCAACATTATTAATATTAATTATGAATATTGGACCTAAGCATtatcactgggtttgttgttgtcgTTGGACCTAAGCATTATCCAAACAACAATTTCCAAGAAACCAATTTATACTAATTAAGAAACAGTAAATTCAGCAAAACGCAAAAAGCATTGCTTTAGCACTTCATCGagaaaaaacaaaattcaaactaCATTTCCAAATATAAAATTCCAGAGTTTACTCGTCATAATTATATCAAAATGATCCTCAAGATGACATCCTCAAAGCAAACTAACATAAAATTAACATAATATTACCATCAGTTGATAATTAGCATTCAATCGAGAGGAATCTCGACATCACCATCATCAATCTCTTGCTGCAAATCCTTAGGATCCTTCCCATCTACCGTACAACCAACTGATACACACGTTCCCAAAATCTCCTTCACTGTTCCAGTCAAATCCTTCGCCATCGATCTCGGCTTCATCACCTTAGCGATCTCGATGACGTCATCGAGAGAGATGTTACCGTTATGCTTGATGTTTTTGGTCTTCTTACGGTCACGTTCCGGCTCCTTCAACGCCTTGATGACTAGTGCGGCGGCGGAGGGAACGACGGAGACTTTAGCTTGACGGTTTTGGACGGTGAGTTTTACAGTGACTCGGAGACCCTTCCAGTCCTTGGCGGTCTCCTTTGCGATGTCTTCACCGATTTTTTTAGGGGAGAGACCGAGAGGACCGATTTTTGGAGCGAGTGAACTCGCAGCTCCGACTTCACCGCCGGTAACTCGGACGAAAACCTCGACCACCTGAGATGGATCGAACTTGGGCGGCATTTTGGCAGTCAGGGAATGGGATTGAGCTAGGGTTAAGGTTTAGGGTGTGCTCTGTAGAGGGAGTGGCGAGTGAGACGAAACAGAACATATAAAAGTAGGGTTTTTGCAGAGATACCGATGAAATGTCTTGGATACCCTTTATGGGCCTGCATGTATTGCAATACTTGGGCCAAATCACTTCATAATGACAATTAACCTCTTTGGGCCTGTATGTTGCATATAAAGCATTCAGTATTTCGGCCCAAACCATAATTCTCTCATTTGGGCTTTGCCAATATATTCgtcaaaatagcacgggctagtcaaTTTTCagactggtaattaaaaaatagccagcatttgcaaaattattgaaaaatagccactattttgttgtAACAccaaaagttccagcataatatactggagattggagcacatatgtatgaacttccagcatattatgttggaactccagcacacggaaagttccagcataatatactggagattggagaaCCTTTGTAGGTTAGGACGTAGTCGAGTCCGGGGGTGAGGCTAGTTCGATGGAGTTGGCCTTAGACTGCTGGTGGTCAATGTTGTGTTCACACTATCCTTCCGTTTTTCATAGCATCGGGGGTTTATTTTCTGGTTTTATTATTGCATTTCaactattttctaatttttatgatgctgttattatttctttgatttctgtTTGATGGTACCAATATATTATCCTTTTCCTTCGCTCCCttcccttctcttctcatcttttcC
Above is a window of Nicotiana tabacum cultivar K326 chromosome 8, ASM71507v2, whole genome shotgun sequence DNA encoding:
- the LOC107820787 gene encoding large ribosomal subunit protein uL11; the encoded protein is MPPKFDPSQVVEVFVRVTGGEVGAASSLAPKIGPLGLSPKKIGEDIAKETAKDWKGLRVTVKLTVQNRQAKVSVVPSAAALVIKALKEPERDRKKTKNIKHNGNISLDDVIEIAKVMKPRSMAKDLTGTVKEILGTCVSVGCTVDGKDPKDLQQEIDDGDVEIPLD